In Candidatus Eisenbacteria bacterium, the DNA window GCTGCGCTGGATCACCGAGCTGCGTTCCGAGCGCATCTATGACAGGGCCGGCCAGATCTCGGAGCGGCCGAAGAGCGTGACGCTCGATGTGCTCGGCACCTACTACGTGCGGCCGGGTACGGTCGTCTACCTGGGCTACGGCTCACTGCGCCGCGGCGACGCGTGGGACGCGATGGTGGTCACGAACAACAACATCTTCGTGAAGCTGAGCTATCTGTGGCAGATGTAGAAATTCATGTCACAAGTCCTCCGGACGCAGACCTGTGTGCTTTGAGATTCGGGCGAGCATCCATGGCCCGATCTCGTCGCGATCGTGGAAAGCGAAAACGAAATCAGGCCAGCCCGCTCTTTGAAGCGTGCGATGCGAGCCCGACTGTCGCTTCGTCGTCCAGCCGATTCTTTCGAGTGCGGCAAAGACCTGACGTGCTCGCGCGCTCGGCCAGACGGTCATGCGGCTCGGAAGGCGATATCCGCGAGTTCCGGAGCGGTTTCTCCCTGTTCTAGCCGCTCTGCCATCGCTCTCAGCGCCACGGCCTTCGCGCGCGCGATCGCGTCTTCGCGGGTGGCTCCGTAGACCATGGCGCCCGGAAGCTCCAGAACCTCGGCGATCCAGCGTCCATCCTCTTCTAGCTCGACTTCAATTCGGAAGATCATGACGGCGAGATTATCGCTCGTGTCGGGAGGGAGTGCCAGCGCTCAGTCCGACCACGGCGCAGCGGCCGAGCAAACCGACGACCGCCCTGATGAGGGGAACGGCTCGAGTCCCTAGAACCTGATTCCCAGGTCCTTCAGCAGCTCCGGCTCGATCTCGCTCGGGCAGCCGTCCATCAAGCTTGCGGCACTCGCAGTCTTGGGGAACGCGATGGTGTCGCGGATGTTGTCGCGACCGGCCATGAGCATGATGATTCGGTCGAGCCCCAGGCCGATGCCGCCGTGCGGCGGCGAGGCGTACTGGTAGGCCTCGAGCAGGAAGCCGAACTTCTCGTGCGCCTGCTCGTGCGTGAGACCGATCACCCTCATCACACGCTCCTGAATGTCGGGGCGGTGAATGCGGATCGAGCCCGAGCCCAGCTCGTTGCCGTTGAGCACCAGATCGTAGAGCTGCGCATAGACCTTGCCGGGATCACTCTCGAGATACTGCAGGTGCTCGGGGTTCGGCATCGTGAACATGTGATGGCGCGGCGCCCAGCTCTTCGACTGCGGATCCCACTCGAAGAGCGGGAACTGCCGGACCCACAGGAACTCCCAGCGACCCGGCTTCACGGGCTCGAGCCCGCAGAACTTCTCGCCCTTCAGGATCGGCTGCGCAATCGTCGAACGAAGCACGCCGAGTGCTTTGCAGGTCTGCTCCCACGGTCCGTTCGTAAACACCACCGCATCGCCGGTCCTGGCGCCGACGTGCGCGTAGAACTGGTCCAGCAGCTCGCCCGGAAAGATCACGAGCTGCTTGTCGCGGTCGGCGTCCTGGACCTTGAAGAACGTGAGGCCGCCGGCACCGGCGCTCTTCACGACGTCTTCGTACTTTCGCAGCTGAGTACCCGAGATCTCGGCGCCGCCCGGAATCACCATGGCCACCGCGATCCCGCCCGGCGCCCTTGCGCCGTTCGCGATCACGTTGCGCGGCGACTGGGCGCTCAGCGCCGTCACGTCGATGAACTCGAGTCCGAAGCGCAGGTCGGGCTTGTCGGATCCGAAGCGCTTCATGGATTCATCGAACGTCAGTCGCTGAAACGGCTTCGCGACCTCGACGCCGAGGCACTCCTTCCAGAGTGTCGTGAACAGTCCCTCGACCGCGGCGAACACGTCGTCTTCCACCACGAAACTCATCTCGAGATCGATCTGCGTGTGCTCGGGCTGGCGATCGGCACGCAGATCCTCGTCGCGCATGCAGCGCGCGATCTGGAAATACCGATCCATGCCCGCGATCATCAGAGTCTGCTTGTAGAGCTGCGGCGACTGCGGAAGCGCGTAGAACTTGCCGACGTGCACGCGGCTCGGCACCACGTAGTCGCGGGCACCTTCGGGCGTCTGCTTCACGAGCATCGGCGTCTCGATCTCCAGGAAACTCTGCCCCGACAGATAGGCGCGTGCCGACTGCATGGCGCGATGTCGCAGCTCCATGACCTGCGAAAGTTCCGGGCGCCGCAGGTCGAGGTAGCGATAGCGCAGCCGCAGATCTTCGTTCGCGAGGTGCTGCTCCTCGTTCACGTTGAACGGCAGCGTCGCCGCGGCGGCGAGCAGCTTGAGTTCGCGCACGTCGAGCTCGACCTCGCCGGTCGGCAGCTCGGTGTTCACGGACTCGCCGGGGCGCGCGGTGACGTTGCCGCGCACCGCGATCACCCATTCGTTGCCGAGCTGGCCGGCGCCGGTCATCAGCGCGGCGCCGCCGGTCTCGGGGTGGAACACGATCTGGGTGAGGCCGTAGCGATCGCGCAGGTCCACGAACAGCACGCCGCCGTGATCGCGCACGCGATGCACCCACCCCATCAGCGTCGCACCCGCGCCAACGTCGGAACGCCGCAGCGCGCCACAGGTGTGCGAGCGCTTCCAGTCGCCGATGCCCTCGAACGTGATCTCCGCCGCCTGCGTCATCCCTGAGCCCCATGGTTCGTCGCGCCGAGACGGGCGCGAAGCGTGTCCTCGATTCGATCCTTCATGACGAATTCCTGCTCGCCGCCGCGCAGATCGCGCACCACCACCCCGCCCTTCGCCCATTCTTCCTCGCCGACCAGCACCAGCAGTCGGGCTCCACTCTTATCGGCCGCTTTCATCTGGGCCGAGAGGCCCCGCGCTTCGGGGTCGAGTTCGACTGCGTAGGACCTGCGCAGCGTGCGTGCGAGCACCGCGGCCGGGTCGCGCGTGGTGTCCATCGCCGCGACGTACACCTGAACGGCGCCGCCGGTGGGTCCGAGTCCGCGCTCTTCCATCACGAGCAGCGAACGGTCGAGCCCGATCGAGAACCCCACGCCCGGCGTCGCCGGACCTCCCAACTCCTGAATGAGTCCGTCGTAACGCCCGCCTCCGCCCAGCGCACTCTGCGCGCCGAGCGATCGGTCGTGCACTTCGAACGCGGTGCGCGTGTAGTAGTCGAGCCCGCGCACCAGGCCGTGGTCGACCTCGTAGGCGATGCCGAGTGTCTCGAGGCCGTGACGCACCGCATCGAAGTGCGCGCGACTCTCGGGGTCGAGCACGTCGATCAGGTGCGGCATCGGCGGCGGCCACGCGGAGGGACGCGCGACGCCGGATGGCTCGGGCCACCCGTCACCTCGAAGCAGCGCGATCTCATCCGGCACCTTGGTGTCGAGCACGCGCAGCGGATTGGTCTCGAGGCGGCGTTGAGAGTCGGCGCCGAGCCGATCGCGCACCGGTGCCAACCACTCGCGCAGTGCGTCACCGTAGGCGCGCCGCGACTCGGGAGTGCCGACACTGTTGACCGCGACCGTGAGGCCCGTGATTCCCCACGCGTCGAAGATGTCGACGAACAGCGCGATCATCTCGACGTCGGCGCCCGGCGCCGGTGTGCCGATCACCTCCGCACCGATCTGCCAGAACTGCCGATAGCGACCCTTCTGCGGGCGCCCGTAGCGAAACATCGGCCCCGCGTACCACAGCCGGTGCACGCGCCCCTTCGAGGCGAGGCCGTGCTCGAGATAGGCACGGCACACGCCCGCGGTGTTCTCGGGACGCAGCGCCAGATCGCGGTCGCCGAGATCCTTGAAGCGGTACATCTCCTTCTGCACCACGTCGCTCGAATCGCCCGAGGTGCGCGCGAACAGTTCGTAGTCTTCGAATAGCGGCGTGCGGATCTCGCGATAGCCGTAGCGTTCCATCACGCCGCGCGAGCGGGCTTCGGCCCACTGCCAGCGCTCGATGTCGCCGGGCAGCAGGTCGCGAGTACCGCGAGGAGCCTGATGGCGGGGAGCCATGGGTTCAGACCTTTCGGAACAGCAGGTAGACGATCTGCGCGAACGTGATTCCGAGCGCATCCGCGAACCAGTCGAGGATGGTGCTCTCGCGCCCGGGCACGAAGGACTGCCAGAACTCGTCGCCGGCGCCGACGGCGAAGCCGATCAGCAGCGCCACCATGCCGCCCGTGAGTGCCGCCCGGAATGGCGAATGTGCGCGAAGTGCGCGCACCAGCAGCAGGCCGAGCACGCCGTACTCGAACAAGTGCGCGACCTTGTCCGCGTTCGGAAACCGGAACGGTGGTTCGAGCCCGGGCCGCGAGCTCACGATGAAGATCAGCGCGACGTAGGCGAGGACGGGCAACCAGTAGAGCGCGAATCGCGTGCCGCCCCGAACCATCGCGCCTCCTCCTGAGAGCCCTTCGAGAGTGAATGAGCGAGGGACTTTATCACGCGCTCCACCCGGAACTGGAAGTGCGAGGCACCCGCGAATGCGCCGCGTTTCACGCGTGCTCGGCCTTGACGCGTCACAGGGCGTTGCTTAGAGTGCGCGCCTCCTTCTCGAAACGATCTGCCTTGCAGCACCCGGCTGCGCCCGTAGCTCAATTGGCAGAGCAACTGACTCTTAATCAGTGGGTTATAGGTTCGATTCCTATCGGGCGCACCATCTTCGCCTGACGCGGCTGGTTTGATCTCGCGTCGGGCGTTTTTGTTTCAGGGCCGCGCGGGAAACCCACCGAGCGCGAACGACCAGCCGAGCAGCGCCACGCCGACGCCCGAGGCGACCAGCGCGACGCGTGCCGCGCGCGGCGATGGGGCGAGCGGCACGCGCGCACTGCTCGACCCGAACGCGATGCGCAATCGCATCACGACGCCCGAGAGCGCCAACACCCACGCGATCGCGAGCGCCAGCGCCGCCAAGCTGTGGCCGCTGCGCACCAGCAGGCGCGCGACGTCGAGCCACACCCAGGAGCCCGGTAGTCCGGGCATGCCCGCGAGCGACAACAACGAGAGGCTTCCGATCGTGGCCTCGATCGGATGACGGCGGAACAGCGGCGCGCCGGCCGCCGAGGGGTCCGAGTGCGCGGGCAGGAAGCGTGTCAGCGTGTTGGCACCGCTCAAGGCCAGCATCAGATGCGCGGACCAGGCGGCGAGCCAGCCCGGCTGAGGGTCGCGTCCCACGATCATCGCGAGCGCGAGTGCTCCGTGAAGTCCTGCGAGCGTGCCCGCGAAGCGCTCGGGACGGCGCTGCACCAGCAACGTGACCGCGCCCGCGCCCAGCGACATCACCACGAATTGATGCAGCAGCCCGTTCGCGAGGCGCGCGCCGTCCGGAAACGCCGCGATGCCGACCAGTCGCGACTCGATCCAGAGCACGCCGCACACCTGCAACGCCGCGACCGCGAGCGGCGCGAGCCATGGGCGCGCACCCTGGAAGAGATCCGCGACCCAGAAGTGAAACGGAAATCCGCCGATCAGCACCAGCCCGGCGAGCAACGTGAGCGGAAGGGCCGTGCTCCACAAGTAGCGGGGCTCGAGGCCGAGCGCCAGCACCGCCCACTGCTCGCGCACCATCGACGTTCCGGTCGCGAGCGTGAGCAACTCGCGACCCGCGAACGAGAGCGCCCATGCGCCGCCCAACACCCACAGCAGCTTGACGCCGCACTCGGTGTGCAGGAGTTCGTCGGGGTCGCGCGCGAGCGCCGCCACCACCACCGCGAGCGTCAGGGGTCCGAGTGTCGCGGCTCCGCCGAGCTTGAGCGCCGCGATCGCCGCCAGCGCCGCGAGAGCTCCGAGGCGTCCGATGCCGATCCCCTCGCGACGCTCCATCGCGAACAGCACCACACCGGTAACGACCGACAGCAGCGCGCACCACAACGCGAGCGACTCGGGCGCCAGCGACAGCCACTTGCTGTGCGCGAGCGTCGAGAGCGTGGCGCCCAGCGGCGCCCAGAGTTCCGCGATCACTGCAGCATCGCCACGAGCAGAGAGAAGATGCTGAGGCCGACCAGCAGCAACAGGTATTCCTGCGCGTCTCCGGTGTGCAGATCGCGCAGTGGCGCCATCAGCGTTCGCGCGATCGCGCCGATCACACTCACCGCCCAGCGCTCGAGTCGCGTGACGAACACGAACACCCCGTGGGCCAGTGCCCGCGCGCGCGGTCCGCTCGACTCGACCATCGCGCGAGCGGTCGACTCGTTCTTGCCGCGCAGCTGCCAGGCCGCGAGCCCGCCGGCCAGCGGCGGCAGCAACACGAGGAGCGGTTGCGGAAACGGCGCCTGGAATCCCTCCCACCAGGCGAGCAACAGCCCGCCGACCGCGAGCGCGATCGAGAGCAGTGCCGCGATGCCGGTGAGTGGCAGCAGCGGTTCGTGTCGAGTCACGGTGCGCCGCTCCGGCGCTTCGATCAGGCGACGCACGGCGATCCACGCACGCAGCGAGACGACCGGAACCAGCACCCATCCGATCGGCGTCGCACGCCCACCGAACAGGCATGCGAGCAGCACCGGCGCGGCCAGCGCCGCCGAAGCGCTCCAGCCGGCGAGTCGCCACAACTTCTGAAGATGCTCGCGGCGGCGAGGCGCGGCTCCTCGCAGCTCGCCCGCCAGCAGCGCCGCGCACGCGCCGTAGCTCGCGAGCCACAGCACCAGCGCCACACTCGGCGTGACCGCGTGAAGCCCGACCAGAAACACGGCGAGTGCGGTGTCCGCGACCGCCAGCCACCGCAGCGTGGCGACCCAGCGCCGGCGGCTGAACGCGCGCAGCATCGCGAGCACACACGTGAGCGCGAGCAGCGCGAGCGCTGCGTCGCGCACCGGAGCCGCCGCCATCCACGAATCGGCATGACGCCACAGCACCGCAAAGCCCGCCGCCGGCAGCAACAGCGGCAGCCACGGGCCGAGTGCGCGCAACGGACCGGGGT includes these proteins:
- the vanZ gene encoding VanZ family protein codes for the protein MVRGGTRFALYWLPVLAYVALIFIVSSRPGLEPPFRFPNADKVAHLFEYGVLGLLLVRALRAHSPFRAALTGGMVALLIGFAVGAGDEFWQSFVPGRESTILDWFADALGITFAQIVYLLFRKV
- the aspS gene encoding aspartate--tRNA ligase produces the protein MTQAAEITFEGIGDWKRSHTCGALRRSDVGAGATLMGWVHRVRDHGGVLFVDLRDRYGLTQIVFHPETGGAALMTGAGQLGNEWVIAVRGNVTARPGESVNTELPTGEVELDVRELKLLAAAATLPFNVNEEQHLANEDLRLRYRYLDLRRPELSQVMELRHRAMQSARAYLSGQSFLEIETPMLVKQTPEGARDYVVPSRVHVGKFYALPQSPQLYKQTLMIAGMDRYFQIARCMRDEDLRADRQPEHTQIDLEMSFVVEDDVFAAVEGLFTTLWKECLGVEVAKPFQRLTFDESMKRFGSDKPDLRFGLEFIDVTALSAQSPRNVIANGARAPGGIAVAMVIPGGAEISGTQLRKYEDVVKSAGAGGLTFFKVQDADRDKQLVIFPGELLDQFYAHVGARTGDAVVFTNGPWEQTCKALGVLRSTIAQPILKGEKFCGLEPVKPGRWEFLWVRQFPLFEWDPQSKSWAPRHHMFTMPNPEHLQYLESDPGKVYAQLYDLVLNGNELGSGSIRIHRPDIQERVMRVIGLTHEQAHEKFGFLLEAYQYASPPHGGIGLGLDRIIMLMAGRDNIRDTIAFPKTASAASLMDGCPSEIEPELLKDLGIRF
- a CDS encoding type II toxin-antitoxin system HicB family antitoxin, giving the protein MIFRIEVELEEDGRWIAEVLELPGAMVYGATREDAIARAKAVALRAMAERLEQGETAPELADIAFRAA
- a CDS encoding type II toxin-antitoxin system HicA family toxin — translated: MTVWPSARARQVFAALERIGWTTKRQSGSHRTLQRAGWPDFVFAFHDRDEIGPWMLARISKHTGLRPEDL
- a CDS encoding histidine--tRNA ligase, with translation MAPRHQAPRGTRDLLPGDIERWQWAEARSRGVMERYGYREIRTPLFEDYELFARTSGDSSDVVQKEMYRFKDLGDRDLALRPENTAGVCRAYLEHGLASKGRVHRLWYAGPMFRYGRPQKGRYRQFWQIGAEVIGTPAPGADVEMIALFVDIFDAWGITGLTVAVNSVGTPESRRAYGDALREWLAPVRDRLGADSQRRLETNPLRVLDTKVPDEIALLRGDGWPEPSGVARPSAWPPPMPHLIDVLDPESRAHFDAVRHGLETLGIAYEVDHGLVRGLDYYTRTAFEVHDRSLGAQSALGGGGRYDGLIQELGGPATPGVGFSIGLDRSLLVMEERGLGPTGGAVQVYVAAMDTTRDPAAVLARTLRRSYAVELDPEARGLSAQMKAADKSGARLLVLVGEEEWAKGGVVVRDLRGGEQEFVMKDRIEDTLRARLGATNHGAQG